In Hasllibacter sp. MH4015, the following proteins share a genomic window:
- a CDS encoding N-formylglutamate amidohydrolase, translating into MHPAFRLDLPVEVTSSVIVASPHSGRHYPASFLRASVLDERTIRSSEDAFMDRLIAAAPDLGAPLLAAEWPRAYLDLNRAADELDPGVVDGVSRVVQTPRINSGLGVVPRVVANGRSIYRGKLTRAEAEARIAQVWKPYHAELERLMRAAKADFGRAVLLDFHSMPHEALDAVVRPGTPRPHVVLGDRFGASAATEIVDILEEGFLDAGLVVSRNAPFAGAFITQRYGRPASGLNAVQVEIDRALYMNERLVRPNGNFEAMKRIITQVLARVIGAMPGRVALAAE; encoded by the coding sequence ATGCACCCCGCTTTTCGTCTGGACCTGCCCGTTGAGGTGACAAGCTCCGTCATCGTGGCCTCGCCCCATTCCGGGCGGCATTACCCGGCGAGTTTCCTGCGCGCCTCGGTCCTGGACGAGCGCACGATCCGGTCGTCGGAGGATGCGTTCATGGATCGCCTGATCGCGGCGGCCCCGGACCTGGGCGCGCCGCTTCTGGCCGCGGAATGGCCCCGCGCCTACCTCGACTTGAACCGGGCGGCGGACGAACTGGACCCCGGCGTGGTCGACGGGGTGAGCCGCGTGGTGCAGACGCCGCGGATCAATTCCGGCCTGGGCGTGGTGCCACGGGTGGTGGCCAACGGGCGGTCGATCTATCGCGGCAAGCTGACCCGCGCGGAGGCGGAGGCGCGGATCGCGCAGGTCTGGAAGCCCTATCACGCGGAATTGGAGCGCCTGATGCGCGCGGCGAAAGCGGATTTTGGGCGCGCGGTCTTGCTGGATTTCCATTCCATGCCCCACGAGGCGCTGGACGCGGTGGTGCGCCCCGGCACGCCCCGGCCCCACGTGGTGCTGGGCGACCGTTTCGGCGCATCGGCGGCCACGGAGATCGTGGACATCCTGGAGGAAGGCTTCCTGGATGCGGGCCTTGTGGTCAGCCGCAACGCGCCTTTCGCGGGTGCGTTCATCACCCAGAGATACGGGCGTCCGGCCAGCGGCCTGAACGCGGTCCAGGTGGAGATCGACCGCGCGCTTTACATGAACGAACGGCTGGTGCGTCCGAACGGGAATTTCGAGGCGATGAAGCGGATCATCACCCAGGTGCTGGCCCGCGTGATCGGCGCGATGCCCGGGCGGGTGGCGTTGGCCGCGGAGTAG
- the ykgO gene encoding type B 50S ribosomal protein L36 yields MKVKNSLRSLKNRHRDCRVVRRKGRVYVINKTQRRFKARQG; encoded by the coding sequence ATGAAGGTCAAGAACTCACTCCGCTCGCTCAAGAACCGCCATCGCGACTGCCGCGTTGTGCGCCGTAAGGGCCGCGTCTACGTGATCAACAAGACGCAGCGCCGGTTCAAGGCCCGCCAGGGCTGA
- a CDS encoding DUF4329 domain-containing protein, whose translation MRPAIITALLALVLMPVGSGAARAQDAAELAAARAVLLQLQPRSFAENVEYCGYIGRMPDGRLMATEVSRGDSFGCLSRADESRFVEIVASFHTHAGFDRSALSEVPSSDDVMGDHAEGVNGYVATPGGRLWYIDGARQVATQICGLGCMGQAPGFIPGDEGPIASRYTLAEIRARER comes from the coding sequence ATGAGACCGGCGATCATCACGGCCCTCCTGGCGCTGGTGCTGATGCCCGTGGGATCGGGCGCGGCACGGGCGCAGGACGCGGCGGAACTGGCGGCGGCGCGCGCGGTGCTGTTGCAATTGCAGCCGCGCAGCTTCGCGGAAAACGTGGAATATTGCGGCTATATCGGGCGGATGCCGGACGGGCGGCTGATGGCGACGGAGGTGTCGCGCGGCGACAGTTTCGGGTGCCTGAGCCGGGCCGACGAAAGCCGGTTCGTGGAGATCGTGGCGAGCTTCCACACCCATGCGGGTTTCGACCGGAGCGCGTTGAGCGAGGTGCCGTCGTCGGACGACGTGATGGGCGATCATGCGGAAGGGGTGAACGGCTATGTCGCGACGCCGGGCGGACGCCTGTGGTACATCGACGGCGCGCGGCAAGTGGCGACACAAATCTGCGGGCTGGGCTGCATGGGCCAGGCGCCGGGTTTCATCCCCGGCGATGAGGGGCCGATTGCGTCCCGCTATACCCTGGCCGAGATTCGGGCGCGCGAACGCTGA
- a CDS encoding peptidoglycan-binding domain-containing protein, producing MPIRPLATALAVLTGLGSAIAATEVRADTALLLVNDRYSNAQNLRQASEIERLRGDLSAAGFDVITVADGDGDDLRRGLERLMNADEEDRVLVAAVGHFARSNSDSWLLGSDVDEPNLATVSGDGLPLSVLMDVAATAPGRSIVLLGLERRRIDLGAGLGVGVGRVDAPQGVTVLAGAPDDLADFTTETLLVPGADLEAALSSSRGLRAFGFVSSELPFFPAATPSAPAPTQPPTSPQLNQPGAEEIALWEAAEELDTVGAYRAYLNRYPNGFYAADARAQIDTFENDPTAVAQAAEEALNLTRQQRQQIQRSLSILDYDTRGIDGIFGSGTRNAIRGWQNARGFVVTGYLDTAQINALSQQASVRAAELEEEARQAREEAERADRAYWQVTGQGATEEGLRAYLERYPDGLFAEQAEARVEEIDRARRAEAEARDRAAWDVARAQNSVAAYRAYINDNPNGAFVDQARAQIDILTGQGGGFTPQQIAQFEAREASLNLPPVTRSLIEQRLAALGLEPGRVDGRFDERSRRAIRRYQRARGITVTGYLDQQSVVRLLAETVGGILRLDGVIE from the coding sequence ATGCCCATTCGCCCCCTCGCCACGGCACTCGCCGTTTTGACCGGCCTCGGGTCCGCCATCGCTGCCACGGAGGTGCGGGCCGATACCGCGCTTTTGCTGGTCAACGACCGCTATTCCAACGCCCAGAACCTGCGACAGGCCAGCGAGATCGAGCGTCTGCGTGGCGATCTGTCGGCGGCGGGCTTTGACGTCATCACCGTGGCCGACGGGGATGGCGACGACCTGCGGCGCGGGTTGGAGCGGTTGATGAACGCGGATGAAGAGGACCGTGTGCTGGTCGCCGCCGTGGGTCATTTCGCGCGGTCCAACAGCGATTCGTGGCTTCTGGGATCGGACGTGGACGAACCGAACCTTGCGACAGTCAGCGGCGATGGCCTGCCCCTGTCCGTCCTGATGGATGTCGCGGCGACCGCGCCGGGGCGATCTATCGTTCTTCTGGGGCTGGAGCGGCGGCGCATCGACCTGGGCGCGGGCCTTGGTGTCGGCGTGGGCCGGGTGGACGCGCCGCAAGGTGTGACCGTTCTGGCCGGTGCGCCGGATGACCTTGCGGATTTCACGACCGAAACCTTGCTGGTGCCCGGTGCGGACCTTGAGGCGGCGCTGTCCAGTAGCCGCGGTTTGCGGGCCTTCGGGTTCGTCTCGTCCGAATTGCCGTTCTTCCCGGCGGCGACCCCGTCCGCGCCGGCGCCGACCCAGCCGCCCACGTCGCCGCAGCTCAACCAACCGGGCGCGGAAGAGATCGCGCTGTGGGAAGCGGCGGAGGAGTTGGACACGGTCGGCGCGTATCGCGCGTATCTCAACCGCTATCCGAACGGGTTCTACGCCGCCGATGCCCGCGCCCAGATCGACACGTTCGAAAATGACCCCACCGCCGTGGCGCAAGCCGCCGAGGAGGCGCTGAACCTGACACGCCAGCAACGCCAGCAGATCCAGCGCAGCCTGTCGATCCTCGACTATGATACGCGGGGCATCGACGGGATCTTCGGCTCCGGCACGCGCAACGCGATCCGGGGATGGCAGAATGCGCGGGGCTTCGTCGTGACGGGCTACCTTGATACGGCGCAGATCAACGCCCTCAGCCAGCAGGCCTCGGTCCGCGCGGCAGAGCTTGAGGAGGAGGCGCGCCAAGCGCGGGAGGAGGCCGAACGGGCCGACCGCGCCTATTGGCAGGTGACGGGGCAGGGCGCCACGGAGGAGGGGCTGCGCGCCTATCTGGAGCGCTATCCCGACGGGCTGTTCGCCGAGCAGGCGGAGGCGCGTGTGGAGGAGATCGACCGCGCCCGCCGCGCCGAGGCGGAGGCCCGCGACCGCGCCGCGTGGGACGTCGCCCGCGCCCAGAACAGCGTCGCGGCCTACCGCGCCTATATCAACGACAACCCCAACGGGGCCTTCGTCGACCAGGCCCGCGCGCAGATCGATATCCTGACCGGGCAGGGCGGCGGGTTCACCCCGCAGCAGATCGCCCAGTTCGAGGCGCGCGAGGCGTCGCTGAACCTGCCGCCCGTCACCCGGTCCCTGATCGAGCAGCGGCTGGCCGCCCTGGGGCTGGAGCCGGGGCGCGTGGACGGACGTTTCGATGAACGCTCCCGCCGGGCGATCCGCCGCTACCAGCGCGCGCGCGGGATCACGGTGACGGGTTATCTGGATCAGCAATCGGTCGTGCGCCTGCTGGCCGAAACCGTGGGCGGTATCCTGCGGCTGGATGGAGTGATCGAATGA
- a CDS encoding phenylacetate--CoA ligase family protein, whose protein sequence is MLDKSQGHFDALETRSADQRAAEQLEALNAQLARVRAAEDNCLPGDGALGDLGELARLPVLRKSDLVAWQAEKPPFGGMAVSNVAHVFQSPGPIYEPGGVSHDWWRMGRFLHALGIGAGDIVQNCFGYHLTPAGMIFESGARAVGAAVLPAGVGQTELQVRAAKDIGCTAYAGTPDYLKVILDHADEVGETLAFTRAAVGGGALFPSLRQEYADRGITCLQCYATADLGNIAYESKAMEGMILDEGVIVEIVRPGTGDPVADGEVGEVVVTSLNPDYPLIRFATGDLSAMMPGQSPCGRTNARIKGWMGRADQTTKIKGMFVRPEQVAEFVAKTGIAKARVIARRDGERDVMVVQVEADGADEAALADKVKATMKLSGRVEIVAPGSLPNDGKVIDDQRSYD, encoded by the coding sequence ATGTTGGACAAAAGCCAAGGCCATTTCGACGCGCTGGAGACGCGCAGCGCGGATCAGCGCGCGGCGGAGCAGTTGGAGGCGCTGAACGCGCAGCTAGCGCGGGTGCGGGCGGCGGAGGACAATTGCCTGCCCGGGGACGGTGCGCTGGGCGACCTTGGCGAATTGGCGCGGCTTCCGGTGTTGCGGAAGTCGGACCTGGTGGCGTGGCAGGCGGAGAAACCGCCCTTCGGGGGCATGGCCGTGTCGAACGTCGCCCATGTGTTCCAGAGCCCCGGCCCGATTTATGAACCGGGCGGGGTCAGCCACGATTGGTGGCGGATGGGCCGGTTCCTGCATGCGCTGGGGATCGGCGCGGGGGACATCGTGCAGAATTGCTTCGGCTATCACCTGACGCCGGCGGGCATGATCTTCGAGAGCGGCGCGCGGGCCGTGGGGGCCGCCGTGCTGCCCGCGGGCGTGGGGCAGACGGAATTGCAGGTGCGCGCCGCGAAGGATATCGGCTGCACGGCTTATGCGGGCACGCCGGATTACCTGAAAGTGATCCTGGACCACGCCGACGAGGTGGGGGAAACGCTGGCCTTTACCCGTGCGGCGGTGGGGGGCGGGGCGCTGTTCCCGAGCCTGCGGCAGGAATACGCGGATCGGGGGATCACCTGCCTGCAATGTTACGCAACCGCCGATCTGGGCAATATCGCCTATGAGAGCAAGGCGATGGAGGGGATGATCCTTGACGAAGGGGTCATCGTTGAGATCGTGCGCCCCGGCACCGGGGACCCGGTCGCCGATGGCGAGGTGGGAGAGGTCGTGGTGACGTCCCTCAACCCCGATTACCCGCTGATCCGGTTCGCCACGGGCGATCTGAGCGCGATGATGCCGGGGCAAAGCCCGTGCGGGCGCACCAATGCGCGCATTAAGGGCTGGATGGGCCGCGCGGACCAGACCACCAAGATCAAGGGCATGTTCGTGCGGCCGGAGCAGGTGGCGGAGTTCGTGGCCAAAACCGGCATTGCCAAGGCCCGCGTCATCGCCCGCCGCGACGGGGAGCGGGACGTGATGGTCGTGCAGGTGGAAGCGGACGGCGCAGACGAGGCCGCGTTGGCGGACAAGGTGAAAGCCACGATGAAGCTGAGCGGCCGGGTCGAGATCGTGGCACCGGGCAGCCTGCCCAATGACGGCAAGGTGATCGACGACCAGCGCAGCTACGACTGA
- a CDS encoding ABC transporter ATP-binding protein has product MLDQAQETVTEAQAETLLEVNNIEVIYNHVILVLKGVSLKVPKGGITALLGGNGAGKTTTLKAISNLLHSERGEVTKGSIRYRGEPVADLSPSDLVDRGVIQVMEGRHCFEHLTVEENLLTGSYTRKDGRAAIQADLDLVYDYFPRLKERRTSQAGYTSGGEQQMCAIGRALMSRPETILLDEPSMGLAPQLVEQIFGIVKRLNEEQGVTFLLAEQNTNVALRFAHYGFILESGRVVMDGPAAELRENPDVKEFYLGMSEDGRKSFRDVRSYRRRKRWLS; this is encoded by the coding sequence ATGCTGGATCAGGCGCAAGAGACCGTGACCGAGGCGCAGGCGGAAACGCTGCTGGAGGTCAACAATATCGAGGTGATCTACAACCACGTGATCCTTGTGCTGAAAGGCGTGTCCCTGAAGGTGCCCAAGGGCGGCATCACCGCGCTTCTGGGGGGCAATGGCGCGGGCAAGACGACGACGCTCAAGGCGATCTCCAACCTGCTGCATTCCGAGCGCGGGGAAGTCACCAAGGGTTCCATCCGCTATCGCGGGGAGCCAGTGGCGGATCTGAGCCCATCGGACCTGGTCGATCGCGGGGTGATCCAGGTGATGGAGGGGCGCCATTGCTTCGAGCATCTGACGGTGGAGGAAAACCTCCTCACCGGTTCTTATACAAGAAAAGACGGGCGCGCGGCGATCCAGGCCGATCTGGACCTCGTCTATGATTACTTCCCGCGCCTGAAGGAGCGCCGGACGAGTCAGGCGGGCTATACCTCCGGCGGGGAGCAGCAGATGTGCGCCATCGGTCGCGCGCTGATGTCCCGGCCCGAGACGATCTTGCTGGACGAGCCGTCCATGGGGCTTGCGCCGCAATTGGTGGAGCAGATCTTCGGGATCGTGAAGCGCCTGAACGAGGAGCAGGGGGTGACGTTCCTGCTGGCGGAACAGAACACCAACGTGGCGCTGCGGTTCGCCCATTACGGCTTCATCCTTGAATCGGGTCGCGTCGTGATGGACGGCCCGGCGGCGGAATTGCGGGAAAACCCGGATGTGAAGGAATTCTACCTCGGCATGTCGGAGGACGGGCGGAAGAGTTTCCGCGACGTGCGGTCCTATCGCCGCCGGAAGCGTTGGTTGAGCTGA
- a CDS encoding ABC transporter substrate-binding protein: protein MKKLTMLALTSAMVAGTPAMADLVFPSLSYRTGPYAAGGIPFADGYADYFTLLNQRDGGIGGVEARVVECETAYNTERGVECYESTRGEGALVYQPLSTGITYQLIPRTTADGIPLHTMGYGRTSAANGNVFSHTFNYPANYWDAASVIVNQLLEENDGSLEGQTIALLYHNSAYGREPIRTLQSLSEMHGFSLTEIAVDHPGQEQGNQWLQIRRERPDYVVMWGWGVMNQVAVQEAINIRYPMENFIGNWWAGADHDVESAGADAAGYRALNMNRLGDMPVFDEIREHVVDAGLAAGDGTNIGNVLYTRGMYAAFLAAEAAELAQEMSGEAEITAAHMRDAMEALVIDAATMEEAGMPGIGPEFTVTCEDHGGTGMAIMQQWDGENWVTLTDFIAPDDSVTQPLVMEDSAQYAEENGIEPQCAES from the coding sequence ATGAAGAAACTGACAATGCTGGCGCTGACAAGCGCGATGGTGGCGGGAACGCCCGCAATGGCGGACCTCGTGTTCCCGAGCCTGAGCTACCGTACCGGGCCCTATGCGGCGGGAGGCATCCCGTTTGCCGATGGCTACGCCGATTACTTCACGCTGCTCAACCAGCGCGATGGCGGCATCGGCGGGGTCGAGGCGCGGGTCGTGGAATGCGAGACCGCCTACAACACCGAGCGGGGTGTGGAATGCTACGAGTCGACCCGTGGTGAAGGCGCGCTGGTCTATCAGCCGCTGTCGACCGGCATCACGTACCAGCTGATCCCGCGCACCACCGCCGATGGCATCCCGCTTCACACGATGGGTTATGGCCGGACATCCGCCGCGAACGGCAACGTCTTCAGCCACACGTTCAACTATCCCGCGAATTACTGGGATGCGGCGAGCGTGATCGTGAACCAGTTGCTTGAGGAAAACGACGGCTCCCTCGAAGGGCAGACGATCGCGCTGCTCTACCACAATTCCGCCTACGGGCGGGAGCCGATCCGCACCCTGCAATCGCTGTCGGAGATGCATGGCTTCTCGCTCACCGAGATCGCGGTGGACCATCCGGGCCAGGAGCAGGGCAACCAGTGGCTGCAAATCCGCCGGGAGCGTCCCGACTACGTCGTGATGTGGGGCTGGGGCGTGATGAACCAGGTCGCGGTTCAGGAGGCCATCAACATCCGCTACCCGATGGAGAACTTCATCGGCAATTGGTGGGCCGGTGCGGACCATGACGTGGAATCCGCAGGTGCGGACGCCGCGGGCTACCGGGCGCTGAACATGAACCGCCTGGGCGACATGCCCGTCTTTGACGAGATCCGCGAACATGTCGTGGATGCGGGCCTGGCCGCCGGTGACGGCACCAATATCGGCAACGTGCTTTATACCCGCGGCATGTATGCGGCCTTCCTGGCGGCAGAAGCGGCGGAACTGGCGCAAGAGATGTCGGGCGAGGCCGAGATCACGGCGGCGCATATGCGCGACGCGATGGAGGCGCTGGTGATCGACGCGGCCACGATGGAGGAAGCGGGCATGCCGGGCATCGGGCCGGAATTCACCGTGACCTGCGAAGATCACGGCGGCACCGGCATGGCGATCATGCAGCAATGGGACGGGGAGAACTGGGTGACGCTCACCGATTTCATCGCGCCCGATGACAGCGTGACCCAGCCGCTGGTCATGGAAGATTCGGCCCAATATGCCGAGGAAAACGGGATCGAGCCGCAATGCGCGGAAAGCTGA
- a CDS encoding branched-chain amino acid ABC transporter permease — MLYREAGDFSTTYGEDNQTFPIKFDRLCYYVALFVGAVVVPFLINDYWANSLLVPFLIYAIAAIGLNILTGYCGQVSLGTGGFMAVGAYTSYKLMTAFPGLDMISITLLSGFMTAMVGVAFGLPSLRIKGFYLAVATLAAQFFLVWLFNKVPWFYNYSASGQISAPERDFFYFVNIPVTGPNAEAWAKYLFCFLFVFVLAWVARNLTRGTMGRQWMAIRDMDIAAEIIGVNPLKAKLTAFAVSSFYVGVSGALLFTVYLGAVEVGEVYGITKSFLVLFMIIIGGLGSIFGSFAGAAFMVLLPVALKLLLVDSFGLDTALSAHFQFVIVGALIMFFLIVEPHGLARLWGLAKEKLRLWPFPH, encoded by the coding sequence ATGCTGTACCGTGAAGCAGGTGATTTCTCGACCACTTACGGCGAAGACAACCAGACCTTCCCGATCAAGTTCGATCGGCTGTGTTACTACGTGGCGCTCTTTGTCGGTGCCGTCGTGGTGCCGTTCCTGATCAACGATTACTGGGCGAATTCGCTGCTGGTGCCGTTCCTGATCTACGCCATCGCGGCGATCGGGCTGAACATCCTGACGGGGTATTGCGGGCAGGTCAGCCTTGGGACGGGCGGGTTCATGGCAGTGGGGGCCTATACGTCCTACAAGCTGATGACGGCGTTCCCGGGGCTCGACATGATCTCCATCACGCTGCTGAGCGGGTTCATGACGGCGATGGTGGGCGTGGCGTTCGGCCTGCCGTCATTGCGGATCAAAGGCTTCTACCTGGCGGTGGCGACGCTGGCCGCGCAGTTCTTCCTCGTGTGGCTCTTCAACAAGGTGCCGTGGTTCTACAATTACTCCGCCTCCGGGCAGATCAGCGCGCCGGAGCGGGATTTCTTCTACTTCGTGAACATCCCCGTGACCGGCCCCAACGCGGAGGCCTGGGCGAAATACCTGTTCTGCTTCCTTTTCGTCTTCGTGCTGGCCTGGGTCGCGCGGAACCTGACAAGGGGCACGATGGGGCGGCAATGGATGGCGATCCGCGACATGGATATCGCGGCGGAGATCATCGGGGTGAACCCCCTGAAGGCCAAGCTGACCGCCTTCGCCGTCTCCAGCTTCTACGTGGGCGTGTCGGGGGCGCTGCTCTTCACCGTCTATCTGGGCGCCGTGGAAGTGGGGGAGGTCTATGGCATCACCAAGTCGTTCCTGGTCCTGTTCATGATCATCATCGGCGGGCTCGGCTCCATCTTCGGGAGCTTCGCGGGGGCGGCCTTCATGGTGCTGCTGCCCGTGGCGCTGAAGCTGTTGCTGGTCGACAGCTTCGGGCTGGATACGGCGCTGAGCGCGCATTTCCAGTTCGTCATCGTGGGCGCGCTGATCATGTTCTTCCTGATCGTGGAGCCGCACGGGCTGGCGCGATTGTGGGGGCTGGCGAAGGAAAAACTGAGATTGTGGCCCTTCCCGCACTAA
- a CDS encoding branched-chain amino acid ABC transporter permease, whose amino-acid sequence MPDQLIFAMEVTLNGLLNGVMYALVALGFVLIFKASGIFNYAQGVMALFAAMTLVGIQQGRVPFGHLINAIFGTDIHYFGWEVPALIAILLTVLIMVAFAYLVQRFVFRHLVGQEPIILFMATIGLAYFLEGISDLMWGSEIRNLDVGLPQGINDWIDTTTFEALGYGFFIDNLDIAAAIIAAILVMGLIAYSQYTKNGRAMRAVADDHQAALSVGISLNYVWILVWSLAGMVALVAGIMWGSKSGVQFSLSLIALKALPVLMLGGFTSIPGAIVGGLIIGVGEALFEFAIGPMIGGATENWFAYVLALVFLVFRPQGLFGEKIIERV is encoded by the coding sequence ATGCCTGACCAGTTAATCTTCGCCATGGAAGTGACCCTGAACGGGCTTTTGAACGGCGTGATGTATGCGCTTGTGGCGCTTGGCTTCGTGCTGATCTTCAAGGCGTCGGGCATTTTCAACTACGCGCAAGGGGTCATGGCTCTGTTCGCGGCGATGACGCTGGTGGGCATCCAGCAGGGCCGCGTGCCGTTCGGGCATCTGATCAATGCGATCTTCGGGACCGACATCCATTATTTCGGGTGGGAGGTGCCGGCGTTGATCGCGATCCTTCTGACCGTGTTGATCATGGTCGCCTTCGCCTATCTCGTGCAGAGGTTCGTGTTCCGGCATCTGGTGGGGCAGGAGCCGATCATCCTGTTCATGGCGACGATCGGGCTGGCCTATTTCCTTGAAGGAATTTCCGACCTGATGTGGGGCTCGGAGATCCGGAACCTCGATGTGGGTCTGCCGCAGGGGATCAACGACTGGATCGACACCACGACGTTCGAGGCGTTGGGGTATGGCTTCTTCATCGACAATCTCGACATCGCGGCGGCGATCATCGCGGCGATCCTCGTGATGGGTCTGATCGCCTATTCGCAATACACCAAGAATGGCCGCGCGATGCGGGCGGTGGCCGATGACCACCAGGCGGCGCTGAGCGTCGGGATTTCGCTAAACTACGTGTGGATCCTGGTCTGGTCGCTGGCGGGCATGGTGGCGCTGGTGGCGGGGATCATGTGGGGGTCGAAATCGGGCGTGCAGTTTTCGCTTTCGCTCATCGCGTTGAAGGCATTGCCGGTGCTGATGCTGGGCGGCTTCACGTCAATCCCCGGGGCCATCGTGGGCGGGCTGATCATCGGCGTGGGCGAGGCGCTGTTCGAGTTCGCCATCGGCCCGATGATCGGCGGCGCGACGGAGAACTGGTTCGCCTATGTGCTGGCGCTGGTGTTCCTGGTGTTCCGGCCGCAGGGCCTCTTTGGGGAGAAGATCATTGAGCGGGTTTGA